Proteins encoded together in one Campylobacter concisus window:
- a CDS encoding M16 family metallopeptidase — protein MRKILLLLCLALSLFALQNDKDMLSGELKNGLKYYIKENKLPQNTAIFYLVVNSGSTDEREGEQGLAHFLEHMAFNGSRDFSKNELIKQLESLGVKFGADLNAQTSYDQTSYTLSINVNEKNLKDVFKVFSNWIDGVKIDAGELDKERGVIMEEERQRNTPAYRLYLAQSKDIFAGSIYQKRVPIGDMNVIKSVDVKHMQEFYERLYQPRFMSFVAVGDFDKNEIKALVEKNFSAAKNSNSYVHPDKSIAFKDGLNVFNYDANETAAQFVRLSFFDKFKPVSNEADVKRNLKDALIASLINMLYEQKNANNSSNLSVDFMVQTLQAKQKIYSFEANVIGDDFNASLKDMLSVLKGIEKFGFNKGDFADVKKAFVANVEAKFKRSKTKKSSVYAGEILNMIENGGFVLSDEDSKNLSLKLLNEITLEDVNARFKQILAIPDERVRVFSKDGFKLSKDAFLKLKDEASPYDTNLVSQSLNKSLGNENLEPKDIVSSEFDQKHGIYTYKLPNGSQVIFKPLATKKDSILFAAISKGGTSDLADPKLGGFAVALTNESGVGKFNNYELSKVLNDKIVSYEKSIEALTQGIYGSSSSGDLSSLLAVINLEFSSPRADANVLERIKQRAKDELAKEQNLPEYKFSTEFSKFFYENNKRVAPIEMAQIDALKLNELKEIIKDKFTNAASYTFVIIGDTDEKRLLPLVKKYIATLPKLGEAENFKDDGVRSIKGEHTFKREYQSTKRSDVSVDIINLDTKYSFKEVIKLRALSSVLKTALREKIREDKGQTYGFSLNAKLSRYPYEHSKAVIGFTCDPANTDKIIAEIKEIIANIKRDGALLPKHLEDFKAQSEISIKKDYEKPEFWQNLIISNKIFNTPLYTADEYIDAVKAVTNDDIKEAARLYLDEKNMVISINNPK, from the coding sequence ATGAGAAAAATTCTGCTACTTTTGTGCCTAGCGCTTAGCCTCTTTGCCTTGCAAAATGACAAAGATATGCTAAGTGGCGAGCTAAAAAACGGGCTTAAATACTACATAAAAGAGAATAAACTCCCGCAAAATACAGCCATCTTTTACCTAGTCGTAAACTCAGGCTCGACCGATGAGAGAGAGGGCGAGCAGGGGCTTGCGCACTTTTTGGAGCACATGGCGTTTAATGGCAGCCGCGACTTTAGCAAAAATGAGCTCATTAAACAGCTTGAGAGCCTTGGGGTTAAATTTGGCGCTGATCTAAACGCGCAAACAAGCTACGATCAGACGAGCTACACGCTAAGCATAAATGTAAATGAGAAAAATTTAAAGGACGTTTTTAAGGTCTTTTCAAACTGGATCGATGGCGTGAAGATCGACGCAGGCGAGCTTGATAAGGAGCGTGGCGTCATAATGGAGGAGGAGCGCCAGCGAAACACGCCAGCATATAGGCTCTATCTTGCCCAAAGTAAGGACATCTTTGCAGGTAGCATCTATCAAAAAAGAGTGCCTATAGGCGATATGAACGTGATAAAAAGCGTGGATGTTAAGCACATGCAAGAGTTTTACGAGAGGCTTTACCAGCCAAGATTTATGAGTTTTGTGGCTGTTGGCGACTTTGATAAAAACGAGATAAAAGCTCTGGTAGAGAAAAACTTTAGCGCAGCAAAAAACAGCAACTCATACGTCCATCCAGACAAAAGCATCGCTTTTAAAGATGGGCTAAACGTCTTTAACTACGACGCAAACGAGACGGCGGCTCAGTTTGTAAGACTTAGCTTTTTTGATAAATTTAAGCCGGTCTCAAACGAGGCTGATGTGAAGCGAAATTTAAAAGATGCGCTAATAGCAAGCCTTATAAATATGCTTTATGAGCAAAAAAATGCAAATAATTCATCAAATTTAAGTGTTGATTTTATGGTGCAAACGCTTCAAGCAAAGCAAAAAATTTATAGCTTTGAGGCAAATGTGATCGGAGATGATTTTAACGCTAGCCTTAAAGATATGTTAAGCGTTTTAAAGGGCATTGAGAAATTTGGCTTTAATAAAGGCGATTTTGCCGATGTGAAAAAGGCGTTTGTGGCAAACGTAGAGGCTAAATTTAAACGCTCAAAAACTAAAAAATCAAGCGTTTATGCAGGTGAAATTTTAAATATGATCGAAAATGGCGGCTTTGTGCTAAGCGATGAAGATAGCAAAAACCTTAGTCTAAAGCTCTTAAACGAGATCACGCTAGAGGATGTTAATGCTAGATTTAAGCAAATTTTAGCCATACCTGATGAGCGCGTGAGGGTCTTTAGCAAAGATGGCTTTAAACTTAGCAAAGATGCCTTTTTGAAGCTAAAAGATGAGGCTAGCCCTTACGATACAAATTTAGTTAGCCAGAGCCTAAATAAGAGCCTTGGCAATGAAAATTTAGAGCCAAAAGATATAGTCTCTAGCGAATTTGACCAAAAGCATGGCATCTATACTTATAAGCTGCCAAATGGCTCGCAAGTCATCTTTAAGCCACTAGCCACCAAAAAAGATAGCATCTTGTTCGCAGCCATTAGCAAGGGTGGCACTTCAGATCTAGCTGATCCTAAGCTTGGTGGCTTTGCAGTTGCGCTCACAAATGAAAGTGGCGTTGGTAAATTTAACAACTACGAGCTTTCAAAGGTGCTAAACGACAAGATAGTAAGCTACGAAAAGAGCATAGAGGCGCTTACACAGGGCATTTACGGCTCTTCAAGCAGTGGCGATCTTAGCTCGCTGCTAGCTGTTATAAATTTAGAGTTTAGCTCGCCAAGAGCCGATGCAAACGTGCTTGAGAGGATAAAGCAAAGAGCAAAAGATGAGCTAGCTAAAGAGCAAAATTTACCTGAATATAAATTTAGCACCGAATTTAGCAAGTTTTTTTACGAAAATAATAAGCGTGTAGCGCCCATCGAGATGGCGCAGATCGACGCGCTAAAGCTAAATGAGCTAAAAGAGATCATCAAAGATAAATTTACAAACGCAGCCTCATACACCTTCGTAATCATCGGCGACACCGACGAGAAGAGGCTTTTGCCACTTGTTAAAAAGTATATCGCTACCTTGCCAAAGCTTGGCGAGGCTGAAAATTTTAAAGATGACGGCGTGCGAAGCATCAAGGGAGAGCACACCTTTAAAAGGGAGTATCAAAGCACAAAAAGAAGCGATGTGAGCGTGGATATAATAAATTTAGATACAAAATACAGCTTCAAAGAGGTGATCAAGCTAAGAGCGCTAAGCTCGGTCTTAAAAACAGCGCTTCGTGAAAAGATCAGAGAAGACAAAGGCCAAACATACGGCTTTAGCCTAAACGCCAAGCTCTCACGCTATCCGTATGAGCACTCAAAGGCGGTGATCGGCTTTACTTGCGACCCTGCAAACACGGATAAGATCATCGCCGAGATAAAGGAGATAATAGCTAACATCAAGCGTGATGGCGCACTCTTGCCAAAACATTTGGAGGATTTTAAGGCGCAGAGTGAAATTTCTATAAAGAAAGACTATGAAAAGCCTGAGTTTTGGCAAAATCTCATCATCTCAAATAAAATTTTTAACACGCCACTTTACACGGCTGATGAGTATATAGATGCGGTCAAAGCGGTCACAAATGACGATATCAAAGAGGCTGCTAGGCTATATCTTGATGAGAAAAATATGGTGATAAGCATAAATAATCCGAAGTAG
- the ftsH gene encoding ATP-dependent zinc metalloprotease FtsH, which translates to MNNQNNNQNNGDNNGFFNKNPIFIFAIFAIVIVLAFRSFSGDGLGGTFGLGSNAQSKMIAYSEFKDMLKNKQLNEVAISETTIKGVGNDKTIYLAKRINDPTLIGILEQNGITYSVYSENNWFGDLIFSWIIPVFIFFAIWMFIASRMQKNIGGGILGIGSAKKLINSEKPKVKFDDVAGVEEAKEEVQEIVDYLKSPDKYLRLGAKIPKGILLVGPPGTGKTLLARAVAGEASVPFFSMSASSFIEMFVGVGASRVRDLFENAKKEAPAIVFIDEIDAIGKSRNSGPMGGNDEREQTLNQLLSEMDGFDADKSPVIVIAATNRPEVLDAALLRPGRFDRQVLVDKPDFKGRCDILKVHMKDVKIGKDVNIEDIARLTTGLAGADLENIINEAALLAGRKSKTFVQQADLVEAVERSIAGLEKKSRRVNPKEKKIVTYHESGHALIAELTKGAKRVTKVSVVPRGLAALGYTLNTPEENKFMMQKHELLAEVDVLLAGRAAEEVFIKEISTGASNDLERATDIIKAMVSMYGMSDVAGLMVLEKQRATFLNGGQSIKDYSDKMAEKVDEFVKTLLHERYTAVLGLLEIYKGAIENMVSALYEEETIEGKRVREIIKNYEEENGLVSRLVELEEEEKGKKEE; encoded by the coding sequence ATGAATAATCAAAATAATAACCAAAATAATGGCGATAATAACGGGTTTTTCAACAAAAATCCCATCTTTATCTTTGCTATTTTTGCGATAGTTATAGTTCTAGCTTTTAGAAGCTTTAGTGGCGACGGACTAGGCGGTACTTTTGGGCTTGGTAGCAACGCTCAAAGCAAGATGATAGCTTATTCTGAATTTAAGGATATGCTAAAAAATAAGCAGCTAAATGAAGTTGCGATATCTGAAACTACGATAAAAGGCGTTGGTAATGACAAAACCATCTACCTCGCAAAGCGGATAAATGATCCAACGCTCATTGGCATACTTGAGCAAAACGGCATAACTTACAGCGTTTATAGCGAAAATAACTGGTTTGGAGATCTTATATTTTCATGGATCATACCGGTGTTTATATTTTTTGCTATTTGGATGTTTATCGCTAGTCGTATGCAAAAGAATATCGGCGGTGGCATACTAGGCATAGGAAGTGCAAAAAAGCTTATAAATTCTGAAAAACCAAAAGTTAAATTTGACGATGTTGCAGGCGTAGAAGAGGCAAAAGAAGAGGTTCAAGAGATAGTTGATTATCTAAAGAGCCCAGATAAATACCTAAGACTTGGAGCTAAAATTCCAAAAGGCATTTTACTAGTTGGTCCTCCAGGTACTGGTAAAACGCTTCTTGCAAGAGCAGTTGCGGGCGAGGCTAGCGTGCCATTTTTCTCTATGTCGGCATCAAGCTTTATAGAGATGTTTGTTGGCGTTGGCGCAAGTAGGGTTAGAGACCTTTTTGAAAATGCAAAAAAAGAGGCCCCAGCGATTGTATTTATAGATGAGATCGATGCGATCGGTAAGAGCAGAAATTCTGGTCCGATGGGTGGCAATGATGAGAGAGAGCAAACGCTAAATCAGCTTCTTTCTGAGATGGACGGCTTTGATGCAGATAAGTCGCCAGTCATCGTTATAGCTGCTACAAATAGACCTGAAGTTTTAGATGCTGCACTTTTAAGACCGGGTAGATTTGACAGGCAAGTGCTTGTTGATAAGCCTGATTTTAAAGGACGTTGCGACATCTTAAAAGTCCATATGAAAGATGTGAAAATCGGCAAAGATGTAAATATCGAGGATATCGCAAGGCTTACTACTGGTTTAGCAGGTGCTGATCTTGAAAATATCATAAATGAGGCCGCACTTCTTGCAGGACGTAAGTCAAAGACTTTTGTCCAGCAGGCTGATCTGGTAGAGGCTGTCGAGAGATCGATAGCTGGTTTAGAGAAAAAATCACGCCGTGTAAATCCAAAAGAGAAAAAGATAGTCACTTACCATGAAAGCGGCCATGCCTTGATAGCTGAGCTAACAAAAGGTGCAAAAAGAGTGACAAAGGTCTCAGTCGTGCCACGTGGTCTTGCAGCGCTTGGCTATACGCTAAATACACCTGAAGAGAATAAATTTATGATGCAAAAGCATGAACTGCTTGCAGAAGTCGATGTACTTTTGGCTGGTAGGGCTGCTGAAGAGGTCTTTATAAAAGAGATATCAACTGGAGCTAGCAACGACCTAGAGCGTGCAACTGATATCATAAAAGCTATGGTTAGCATGTATGGTATGAGTGATGTTGCCGGTCTTATGGTGCTTGAAAAGCAACGCGCAACATTTTTAAACGGCGGACAAAGCATAAAAGACTATAGCGACAAGATGGCTGAAAAGGTCGATGAGTTTGTAAAAACGCTTCTTCATGAGAGATATACAGCTGTGCTTGGTCTTCTTGAAATTTATAAAGGCGCCATTGAAAACATGGTTTCAGCACTTTATGAAGAGGAGACCATTGAGGGAAAAAGAGTTAGAGAGATCATCAAAAACTACGAAGAAGAAAATGGTCTTGTAAGCAGGCTTGTAGAGCTTGAAGAAGAGGAAAAAGGCAAAAAAGAGGAATAA
- a CDS encoding 50S ribosomal protein L11 methyltransferase yields the protein MKDKFYELSIKTSNFYDEILELVFSFGVTCVEELDHEIIIREEYDLKDIAWGVEEYAKGLSSVRKISNDLKISLNLKENKDWLGEYKKAVKPILVDKIYIRPSWEEPLNGVTNIIIDPALAFGSGHHESTNSCLQLLQKYAKSGDTALDVGCGSGILSIALAKLGCKVDACDTDEQATQSSLSNAQLNEVKFNKIWTGSIANLEQKYDIVVANIIADVIFMLSNDLKKSLKKGGYLVLSGILNKYEDRIKDTFKDLELVEIKQANDWVSFVYKEMDE from the coding sequence ATGAAAGATAAATTTTACGAATTAAGCATCAAAACATCAAATTTTTATGATGAAATTTTAGAGTTAGTTTTTTCTTTTGGGGTCACCTGTGTAGAAGAGCTAGACCATGAGATCATCATCAGGGAAGAGTATGATCTAAAAGATATAGCTTGGGGTGTCGAAGAGTATGCAAAAGGGCTCTCTAGCGTTCGTAAAATTTCAAATGATTTAAAAATTTCTCTTAATTTAAAAGAAAATAAAGACTGGCTAGGCGAATATAAAAAGGCAGTTAAGCCTATTTTGGTTGATAAAATTTATATTAGACCTAGCTGGGAAGAGCCACTTAATGGCGTAACAAATATAATAATCGACCCAGCTCTAGCCTTTGGCTCAGGGCACCATGAAAGCACAAATTCTTGCTTGCAACTTTTGCAAAAATATGCAAAAAGTGGCGATACCGCTTTAGATGTGGGATGCGGAAGTGGGATATTAAGTATTGCATTAGCAAAGCTTGGCTGCAAGGTCGATGCCTGCGATACGGACGAGCAGGCCACGCAAAGCTCGCTAAGTAACGCTCAGCTAAATGAGGTTAAATTTAATAAAATTTGGACAGGATCTATTGCAAATTTAGAGCAAAAATATGATATCGTCGTAGCAAATATCATTGCTGATGTCATTTTTATGCTCTCAAATGACTTGAAAAAATCGCTTAAAAAGGGCGGCTATTTAGTATTGTCTGGAATTTTGAACAAATACGAAGATAGGATTAAAGATACGTTTAAGGATTTGGAGCTAGTTGAGATAAAACAGGCTAATGATTGGGTTAGCTTTGTTTATAAGGAAATGGATGAATAA
- the pssA gene encoding CDP-diacylglycerol--serine O-phosphatidyltransferase yields MNSIQKMQLMYILPNLFTAASAFLGVISIISSIQGNYFKAIIYIILSLILDGLDGRVARLTKTTSKFGVEFDSLADLVAFGVAPAILFYLTVGAKFGRFGALIAAMFVVFGAIRLARFNVTTGTYEPNVFIGLPIPSAAIIGVLWVGVYLKHEFLYGFEWCLILLEAVLAILMVSNIRYPSFKKMNLKQTHVMRILVALVVIFSMLYLYPYESATFFMSVYMLYGIIRAAIMFSKNHKKKESE; encoded by the coding sequence ATGAATAGCATACAAAAAATGCAGTTAATGTATATCTTGCCAAATTTATTTACCGCAGCAAGCGCTTTTTTGGGCGTTATAAGCATTATTTCATCTATTCAGGGAAATTATTTTAAAGCTATTATTTACATCATTCTTTCACTGATTTTAGACGGACTTGATGGGCGCGTGGCAAGACTTACAAAGACTACAAGTAAATTTGGTGTGGAGTTTGATAGCCTTGCAGACCTTGTAGCATTTGGTGTGGCTCCAGCGATTTTATTTTATCTAACAGTTGGTGCAAAATTTGGCAGATTTGGTGCGCTAATAGCAGCTATGTTTGTAGTCTTTGGAGCTATTAGATTAGCTCGTTTTAATGTCACTACCGGCACATATGAGCCAAATGTTTTCATCGGACTTCCTATACCATCAGCAGCCATCATCGGAGTGCTTTGGGTTGGTGTTTATCTAAAGCATGAATTTTTATATGGTTTTGAGTGGTGCTTGATATTGCTTGAAGCAGTTTTGGCTATCTTGATGGTTAGCAACATCCGCTATCCAAGCTTTAAAAAGATGAATTTAAAACAAACTCATGTTATGCGAATTTTAGTAGCACTTGTAGTTATATTTTCTATGCTTTATCTATATCCTTACGAGAGTGCGACCTTTTTTATGAGCGTTTATATGCTTTATGGTATTATTAGAGCGGCGATAATGTTTAGTAAAAATCACAAAAAAAAGGAGAGCGAATGA
- the hisA gene encoding 1-(5-phosphoribosyl)-5-[(5-phosphoribosylamino)methylideneamino]imidazole-4-carboxamide isomerase, translating to MEIFPAIDLKEGQAVRLSKGLMQSAKIYSSEPSELAKRFEDYGAKWLHVVDLDGAFAGEAINFNTIEKIVKATNLKVQVGGGIRDEERIKRYLDLGVSRVILGSVALRDPEFTAKMAGIYRVVVGIDAKDGYVAVQGWGEVSNIKAVDLAKKFADVGVEAVICTDINKDGMLGGVNVDFSLQIARSSKLETIASGGVSDINDILALKETKEIAGVIVGKAYYEGRLDLKDAFKQVG from the coding sequence ATGGAAATTTTCCCAGCGATAGATCTAAAAGAGGGGCAGGCAGTTAGGCTTAGTAAAGGGCTCATGCAAAGCGCTAAAATTTATAGCAGTGAGCCAAGTGAGCTTGCTAAGAGGTTTGAAGATTACGGCGCAAAATGGCTGCATGTGGTTGATCTTGACGGAGCATTTGCAGGAGAAGCTATAAATTTTAACACGATCGAAAAGATAGTAAAAGCTACAAATTTAAAGGTGCAAGTGGGTGGCGGCATAAGAGATGAAGAGCGAATAAAGCGCTATTTAGACCTTGGAGTTAGCAGGGTGATCCTTGGCTCAGTTGCTCTTCGTGATCCAGAATTTACAGCAAAAATGGCTGGAATTTACAGGGTCGTAGTTGGCATAGATGCCAAAGATGGCTATGTGGCAGTGCAAGGCTGGGGCGAGGTTTCAAACATAAAAGCAGTCGATCTTGCAAAAAAATTTGCAGATGTGGGTGTAGAAGCTGTGATTTGCACCGATATTAACAAAGACGGAATGCTTGGCGGAGTTAATGTTGATTTTAGCTTGCAAATAGCTAGAAGCAGCAAGCTTGAAACCATAGCAAGTGGCGGTGTGAGCGATATAAACGACATTTTGGCACTTAAAGAGACAAAAGAGATAGCTGGCGTGATCGTTGGTAAAGCTTACTATGAGGGACGACTTGATTTGAAAGATGCTTTCAAACAAGTTGGCTAG
- a CDS encoding putative quinol monooxygenase — MVGFYVNVKLKAGCEAKFEEILKEIVPASRKDKGCISYECGVVAGTKSEYCFMESWENLESQKEHMKSAHMVKNAATLEACKESQEVKIINFVSTKE; from the coding sequence ATGGTAGGATTTTATGTAAATGTAAAGTTAAAAGCTGGATGTGAGGCGAAATTTGAAGAAATTTTAAAAGAGATCGTGCCAGCTTCAAGAAAAGACAAAGGCTGCATAAGCTATGAGTGCGGCGTAGTTGCGGGCACTAAAAGCGAATACTGCTTTATGGAGAGCTGGGAAAATTTAGAGAGCCAAAAAGAGCACATGAAGAGCGCTCACATGGTGAAAAACGCAGCTACACTTGAGGCTTGCAAAGAGAGCCAAGAGGTAAAAATAATAAATTTTGTAAGCACAAAGGAATAA
- a CDS encoding phosphatidylserine decarboxylase, translating into MSGYIAKAGYKFILFFLILFAISALFGIVPLFFLALFLLTLYFFRDPEREPFTDDKLALLSPIDGKIKEISVSNFDDKEVAKIVISKPFFGVGTLRAISDANVTEVKRRHGLFLCQAMKISEMLNERAIIRFEKGNIKFAMKIIAGAFSRSLEIYNITSLKASRKFGFLGSGEVILYLPRDTKICVSVGESVKAASLLGYFEEEK; encoded by the coding sequence ATGAGTGGCTACATCGCAAAAGCAGGGTATAAATTTATATTATTCTTTTTGATTTTATTTGCTATATCTGCATTGTTTGGTATTGTGCCACTATTTTTTCTAGCACTGTTTCTTTTAACTCTATATTTTTTTAGAGACCCTGAAAGAGAGCCTTTTACTGATGATAAACTAGCCTTACTTTCGCCCATAGATGGTAAGATAAAAGAGATTAGCGTTTCAAATTTTGATGATAAAGAGGTGGCTAAGATAGTTATCTCAAAGCCATTTTTTGGAGTAGGCACGCTAAGGGCTATAAGCGATGCTAACGTCACTGAAGTTAAAAGAAGGCATGGACTCTTTTTGTGCCAGGCGATGAAAATTTCAGAGATGCTAAATGAAAGAGCGATAATTCGTTTTGAAAAAGGAAATATCAAATTTGCTATGAAGATCATAGCTGGAGCTTTTAGTAGAAGTTTAGAAATTTATAACATTACCAGTCTAAAAGCCTCTAGAAAATTTGGCTTTTTAGGAAGCGGCGAAGTGATTTTATACTTGCCAAGAGATACTAAAATTTGCGTAAGCGTTGGCGAGAGCGTTAAAGCTGCTTCGCTTCTTGGATACTTTGAAGAGGAAAAATAA
- a CDS encoding 2-isopropylmalate synthase, translated as MDKNKIIIFDTTLRDGEQSPGASMNTAEKLQIALQLERLGVDVMEAGFAAASPGDFDAVNQIAKQASNITVCSLARAVERDIKAAGEALAPAKNKRIHTFIATSPIHMQYKLKMSPDEVIRRAVEAVQYSKTFCDDVEFSCEDACRSEMSFLKEICDAAINAGAKTINIPDTVGYLYPEEITARISEIVKFIGGRAVVSVHNHNDLGMATANSLAAIKAGARQVEGTINGIGERAGNAALEEIVMAIKTRQDVFAPLYTGIISKEIYPTSRLIASITGIEPQPNKAIVGKNAFAHESGIHQDGVLKHKETYEIISAESIGLEKNSLVLGKHSGRHAFKDKLASLGFDLDSDALNKAFEKFKDLADKKKEIFDDDIRALVAEEITKIPQAYEITDLLQSSGGSLASASMSIKHNDEVISDSALGNGTADAIFKVVDRISGINGTLKDYKVTAVSQGKDALAKVDVKVEFEGKTAVMGHGLDIDTMMASAKAYVGALNSYLRIHKN; from the coding sequence ATGGATAAAAATAAAATTATAATCTTTGATACGACTTTAAGAGATGGCGAGCAAAGCCCAGGAGCTTCTATGAATACAGCTGAAAAGCTTCAGATCGCACTTCAGCTTGAAAGGCTTGGTGTGGATGTGATGGAGGCTGGATTTGCAGCGGCTAGCCCAGGGGACTTTGACGCGGTAAATCAGATCGCAAAGCAAGCTTCAAACATCACTGTCTGCTCGCTTGCACGTGCGGTTGAGCGTGATATCAAGGCAGCTGGCGAGGCACTAGCTCCAGCAAAAAACAAAAGAATTCACACCTTCATAGCAACAAGCCCGATCCACATGCAGTACAAGCTAAAAATGAGCCCAGACGAGGTGATCAGGCGTGCAGTTGAGGCGGTGCAATACTCAAAAACGTTTTGCGATGACGTAGAGTTTAGCTGCGAGGATGCATGCAGAAGTGAGATGAGCTTTTTAAAAGAAATTTGCGACGCAGCGATAAACGCAGGGGCAAAAACTATAAACATCCCTGATACGGTTGGCTACTTGTATCCAGAGGAGATCACAGCTCGCATTAGCGAAATAGTAAAATTTATAGGTGGTAGAGCGGTAGTTTCGGTGCATAACCACAACGATCTAGGCATGGCTACGGCAAATTCGCTAGCTGCTATAAAGGCTGGAGCAAGGCAGGTTGAAGGCACGATAAATGGCATCGGCGAGCGCGCTGGAAACGCTGCACTTGAAGAGATCGTGATGGCTATCAAAACTCGCCAGGACGTCTTTGCGCCGCTTTACACAGGCATCATCTCAAAAGAAATTTATCCGACTTCAAGACTGATCGCTAGTATCACAGGCATTGAGCCGCAGCCAAACAAAGCTATCGTTGGCAAAAACGCCTTCGCGCACGAGAGTGGCATCCACCAAGACGGCGTACTAAAGCACAAAGAGACTTACGAGATCATCAGTGCTGAGAGCATCGGCTTAGAGAAAAACTCGCTCGTTCTTGGCAAGCACAGCGGTCGCCATGCGTTTAAAGATAAGCTTGCTAGCCTTGGATTTGACCTTGATAGCGATGCGCTTAATAAGGCGTTTGAGAAATTTAAAGACTTGGCAGATAAGAAAAAAGAGATATTTGACGATGATATAAGAGCGCTTGTTGCAGAGGAGATCACCAAGATCCCGCAAGCTTACGAGATCACGGACTTGCTTCAAAGTAGCGGTGGCAGCTTAGCAAGTGCCTCTATGAGTATCAAGCACAACGACGAGGTTATCAGCGACTCAGCCCTTGGCAATGGCACAGCAGATGCGATATTTAAGGTAGTTGATCGCATCAGCGGCATTAATGGCACGCTAAAAGACTACAAGGTCACAGCTGTTTCTCAGGGCAAAGACGCTCTTGCAAAGGTCGATGTAAAAGTCGAGTTTGAGGGCAAGACAGCCGTAATGGGTCACGGACTTGATATCGATACGATGATGGCAAGCGCTAAAGCCTATGTCGGCGCACTAAATAGCTACCTTCGCATCCATAAAAACTAA
- a CDS encoding basic amino acid ABC transporter substrate-binding protein, whose protein sequence is MKKIFALLLTAFVALCANELKFGTAANYPPFEYIDENNKITGFDIDLIDEISKRAGFSYKIINMSFDGLIPALKAGKINGIISAMSATPDRLKSIDFTKPYYLTENIYLKKKGNDALKAKEELAGKKVGVQQGTIQELAANAINGAKVVPSEDTVPLIMGLKVGKFDAVILDSSIGYGFIKKNPEIEAFFKEVDGSEGFSIAFDKNKESELIAKINQILDEMKKDGSYDALLKKYELK, encoded by the coding sequence ATGAAAAAGATCTTTGCTCTTTTACTGACAGCTTTTGTTGCTCTTTGTGCAAACGAGCTAAAATTTGGTACTGCGGCAAACTACCCGCCATTTGAATACATCGATGAAAACAACAAAATAACAGGCTTTGACATCGATCTGATAGATGAAATTTCAAAGCGTGCCGGCTTTTCATACAAGATCATAAATATGAGCTTTGATGGCCTCATCCCAGCGCTTAAAGCTGGCAAGATAAATGGCATCATAAGTGCGATGAGCGCGACTCCTGATAGACTAAAGTCGATTGACTTTACAAAGCCATACTACCTAACTGAAAACATCTACCTAAAGAAAAAAGGCAACGACGCTTTAAAAGCCAAAGAGGAGCTAGCTGGCAAAAAGGTAGGCGTGCAACAAGGCACCATCCAAGAGCTAGCTGCAAATGCGATAAATGGCGCAAAAGTAGTGCCTTCAGAAGATACTGTGCCGCTTATAATGGGGCTAAAAGTTGGCAAATTTGACGCAGTCATCCTTGATAGCTCGATCGGCTATGGCTTTATCAAGAAAAACCCTGAAATAGAGGCATTTTTCAAAGAGGTTGATGGTAGCGAAGGCTTTTCAATCGCTTTTGACAAAAACAAAGAGAGCGAGCTTATCGCTAAGATAAATCAAATTTTAGATGAGATGAAAAAAGACGGCAGCTACGACGCACTGCTTAAAAAATACGAACTAAAATAA
- a CDS encoding chemotaxis response regulator CheY, giving the protein MKILVVDDSSTMRRIIKNTLQRLGHQEILEAEHGLEAWNILTQNEGIEVLITDWNMPEMNGLELVKKVRAEQKYVDMPIIMVTTEGGKAEVITALKAGVNNYIVKPFTPQVLKEKLEDVLG; this is encoded by the coding sequence GTGAAGATTTTGGTTGTAGATGACAGCTCAACAATGAGAAGGATCATAAAAAATACTTTGCAAAGGTTAGGACATCAAGAAATTCTCGAGGCTGAGCATGGGCTTGAAGCTTGGAATATCTTGACACAAAACGAGGGTATTGAGGTTCTTATTACTGACTGGAACATGCCTGAGATGAATGGTCTTGAGCTTGTTAAAAAGGTAAGGGCTGAGCAAAAATATGTTGATATGCCTATCATAATGGTAACAACAGAGGGCGGAAAAGCCGAGGTTATAACAGCTTTAAAAGCAGGTGTTAATAACTACATCGTTAAACCTTTTACGCCACAAGTTTTAAAAGAGAAGCTTGAAGACGTTCTTGGTTAA